From one Flavobacteriales bacterium genomic stretch:
- a CDS encoding pyridoxamine 5'-phosphate oxidase family protein: MAKFMDRLDDRLMAFIAAQRMFFVGTAPNHGRVNLSPKGLNTFLVLSPQRAGYLDLTGSGNETAAHLRDNGRLTFMFCAFEGAPLILRLYGTGQVVRPADEGWLALRPSFGDTIPGERQIILLHIESVQTSCGFGVPLYTHEGERQQLIDWAVKKGEDGVRAYQADRNARSIDGLPA; this comes from the coding sequence ATGGCCAAGTTCATGGACCGCCTCGATGACCGGCTCATGGCATTCATCGCTGCGCAACGGATGTTCTTCGTGGGCACGGCGCCTAATCATGGAAGGGTGAACCTCTCACCGAAGGGCCTTAACACCTTCCTTGTGCTCTCACCTCAACGAGCGGGTTATCTGGACCTGACAGGAAGTGGCAACGAAACGGCTGCGCACCTGCGCGATAACGGAAGGCTCACATTCATGTTCTGCGCGTTCGAAGGTGCCCCCTTGATCCTGCGCCTCTACGGAACTGGACAGGTGGTGCGGCCCGCCGATGAAGGCTGGCTTGCACTCCGTCCTTCCTTCGGCGATACCATCCCCGGCGAGCGGCAGATCATCTTGCTCCACATAGAATCGGTGCAGACCTCGTGCGGATTCGGCGTGCCCTTGTACACGCACGAAGGCGAACGGCAACAACTGATCGACTGGGCGGTGAAGAAGGGCGAGGACGGGGTGCGTGCCTACCAAGCCGATAGGAACGCGCGCAGCATCGATGGACTCCCGGCATGA